The Ignavibacteria bacterium genome contains the following window.
CCATCTGAAATTACTTTTTCGGAGCTATCGGATGGTTACATAAAAAACGGTTCAAATATAGATATTTTAATTAAAGCACTTGAATTCAGGCCTGAAATTTTTGAGCAACTTCCAGAAGATTATAGAAAAAAATTAGAGATTGTAAAAGACATTCCCATAGAAGAACTCGAAAAATTAATTTCTGAAAGAAAAGAGAAACCATTGGAGCAGGAAAAAGAAGAATGGAAACCTGAATTCGAACCAGAACAAATTACTCCTACAATAGAAGAAATAGAGCCAGATAAAATTGAAACCGCTAATTTATCAAGTCAAACAGAAGACGATAAAACAGGAATAGATAAAACAACAATAGAAGTGGAAATTGAGAAAAAAGAAAAAATTGAAAAAGAAGAGGAAATATCCATTGATAAAAAAACTATTGGAAAATGGGGCGAAAAATTCGTTTATTACGCACTTAGAGGAAGGTATGAAGAAAAAGGAAAAGTTATTGAAGCAGGTTCCGGATTTAAAGTAGTAAATGATGATGACGAAGAACTTGTTGAAATTATATGGTTAAATAAGGAAAAAGATGTTGGTAAGGGTTATGATTTTGTCGTAAAAGAATCGGGAACCGAGATTGAATATATTGAAGTTAAAACTAAAACAAAAGAAAATGAAGAACTTATTGAAGTTACGGGAACACAATGGGAGTGGGCAAGGCAACTATTTGAAAAAGGTGAAGGAGAAAAATATTCATTTTATGTAGTATATAAAGCAGGCACTCGCGAAGCTAATATCAAAATATTAAAAAATCCAGTTAAACTTTGGAAAGAAGGAAAGTTATATGCACATCCAGTTAAAGTTAAGCTATGAGGAGAGACAATAAGTAGAGATCTGGACATATTTCCTATGTCAATTTACATTAGGATTTTTTGATTATTATTAATTCAGAAGTGAACCATTGAGTTAACTCTATTATGCTTTTCATTAATTTTGACAAACTTTATAACTAAATAGAGGTAAATTATGAAAGGAATAATTTTAGCTGGAGGTTCTGGATCCAGACTTTATCCAATCACAAAAGTTTATTCAAAGCAGCTTGCAATGATTTATGATAAACCTCTTATTTATTACCCACTTTCAGTTTTGATGCTTGCACGAATTAGAGATATTTTAATAATCTCAGATGAAAATACAATCCCACTTTACAAGAAACTTTTTAATGACGGTTCGCAGATTGGACTGAATTTTCATTATGCAGTTCAAAAAGCACCGAATGGAATTGCCGAGGCTTTTATCATTGGTGAAGAATTCATTGGAAAAGATCAGGTAACTTTAATTTTGGGTGACAATATCTTTTATGGAAAACTTGATTTCTTTTATAGAGCAATTCAACAAAAGAGTGGAGCAACTGTTTTTGGATATCAGGTAAGCGATCCTGAAAGATATGGAGTAATTGAATTTGATGAGAATGGTAAAGCTATTTCAATTGAAGAAAAACCAAAGCAGCCAAAATCGAATTATGCAGTTCCAGGTTTATATGTTTATGATAACAAGGTAATTGAAATCTCAAAAAATCTTAAACCATCCTGGCGCGGAGAACTCGAAATAACAGATGTTAATTTAGAATACTTGAAACGTGGTGAATTAAAAGTAGAGAAAATC
Protein-coding sequences here:
- the rfbA gene encoding glucose-1-phosphate thymidylyltransferase RfbA, with the protein product MKGIILAGGSGSRLYPITKVYSKQLAMIYDKPLIYYPLSVLMLARIRDILIISDENTIPLYKKLFNDGSQIGLNFHYAVQKAPNGIAEAFIIGEEFIGKDQVTLILGDNIFYGKLDFFYRAIQQKSGATVFGYQVSDPERYGVIEFDENGKAISIEEKPKQPKSNYAVPGLYVYDNKVIEISKNLKPSWRGELEITDVNLEYLKRGELKVEKIGRGVAWLDTGTPEALLKASNFFGVIEDRQGLKVACIEEIAFTKGFITKEQFRDLINQIPKSMYRDYLEKVLREADENENS